In Haloterrigena turkmenica DSM 5511, a single genomic region encodes these proteins:
- a CDS encoding CARDB domain-containing protein produces MWQTSTRRGVLEGVAVGGLVPVAATGTAAARTASQDGSIDVTIQGTNSPVETGAVLEVTATVENGGSGSVSTDAVLVVGHDPTVVDTQPIQVGAGATETVELTFETAIVNNDQEFPVWVVVDDATDQTNVLVYADAPPVTIDIVRTNDPLATGEVLEVVAQLETEGDVSATETVELVVGHNPTTVDSATVSVPSTGGRWVTLEFETALVDNTQEFPVRVVGSSDSAERTVRVIGRNDDPVETDVTFTSCTRAEVSGTFGDGDSVAASTGFYDDAGGEPLYGNTIIEDWIEIGSHVDAPFSGTIVFEIGDERDVSATPDGARVEIPDYGELGTVLTGITLPPDYPTATISRSNPQAQSCLEEIESGAGGGEGTLSVSITGTNTPVNAGDYLEVTAVVENTGGGSASGTVALVVGHDPQQVDSTTVSLESGASETVSLGYTTYPAAQTTEFPVRIESADDSAVRSVTVYGTES; encoded by the coding sequence ATGTGGCAGACATCGACGCGCCGAGGGGTACTCGAGGGTGTCGCGGTCGGGGGACTCGTTCCCGTCGCCGCTACAGGGACCGCCGCGGCGCGGACGGCGAGTCAGGACGGATCGATCGACGTAACGATTCAGGGGACGAACAGTCCGGTCGAGACTGGGGCCGTTCTCGAGGTGACCGCGACGGTCGAAAACGGCGGCAGCGGGTCCGTATCGACCGACGCCGTGCTCGTCGTCGGCCACGATCCGACGGTCGTCGACACGCAACCGATACAGGTGGGAGCCGGCGCCACGGAGACCGTCGAACTCACGTTCGAGACGGCGATCGTCAACAACGATCAGGAGTTTCCCGTCTGGGTCGTCGTCGACGACGCGACCGATCAAACGAACGTCCTCGTCTACGCGGACGCGCCGCCGGTCACGATCGATATCGTTCGCACGAACGATCCCCTCGCGACCGGTGAGGTCCTCGAGGTGGTCGCACAGCTCGAGACCGAGGGCGACGTGTCGGCAACGGAAACAGTTGAGTTGGTCGTCGGCCACAATCCGACGACCGTCGATTCGGCGACCGTCTCGGTGCCGTCCACCGGCGGCCGATGGGTGACCCTGGAGTTCGAGACGGCGCTCGTCGACAACACCCAGGAGTTCCCGGTCCGAGTGGTCGGCTCGTCCGATTCGGCCGAACGGACCGTCCGCGTGATCGGGAGGAACGACGACCCCGTCGAGACGGACGTGACCTTCACCTCGTGTACGCGGGCGGAGGTCTCGGGCACGTTCGGCGACGGCGACAGCGTGGCGGCGAGCACCGGCTTCTACGACGATGCCGGAGGCGAACCGCTCTACGGGAACACGATCATCGAGGACTGGATCGAGATCGGCAGCCACGTCGACGCACCGTTCTCGGGGACGATCGTCTTCGAGATCGGCGACGAACGCGACGTCTCCGCCACGCCCGACGGCGCTCGCGTGGAGATCCCGGATTACGGCGAGCTCGGGACGGTGCTGACCGGGATCACGCTGCCGCCGGACTACCCGACCGCGACGATCTCCCGCTCGAACCCGCAGGCGCAATCCTGTCTCGAGGAGATCGAGAGCGGAGCCGGGGGCGGTGAAGGGACGCTCTCGGTCTCGATTACCGGGACGAACACGCCCGTTAACGCCGGCGACTACCTCGAGGTGACGGCGGTCGTCGAGAACACCGGCGGCGGATCGGCCTCCGGCACTGTCGCGCTCGTCGTCGGTCACGATCCCCAACAGGTCGACTCGACGACCGTCTCCCTCGAGTCGGGCGCGAGCGAGACCGTGTCGCTGGGCTATACGACCTATCCAGCGGCGCAGACGACCGAGTTCCCGGTTCGGATCGAGAGCGCGGACGACTCTGCCGTCCGGTCGGTCACCGTCTACGGCACCGAGAGCTAG
- a CDS encoding HalOD1 output domain-containing protein yields the protein MHGNPTHSPASQSRSPSVYRATHDPDSSARLSTTVSHALADCMGTDVTDGYVSLYDAIDPEALDRLFRPRHDGRQRSGGSLDFTVRDHYVTVSSDGEILIEPPARR from the coding sequence ATGCACGGAAACCCTACTCACTCCCCCGCTTCGCAGTCTCGCTCTCCATCGGTCTACCGCGCAACGCACGACCCGGACAGTTCGGCCAGGCTCAGTACGACCGTGAGCCACGCGTTAGCCGACTGCATGGGAACGGACGTCACCGACGGCTACGTCTCGCTGTACGACGCCATCGATCCCGAAGCCCTGGACAGGCTCTTCCGCCCGCGCCACGACGGCCGCCAGCGAAGCGGCGGCTCGCTCGACTTCACCGTTCGCGACCACTACGTGACGGTCTCGAGCGACGGCGAAATCCTGATCGAACCGCCCGCGCGGCGATAA
- a CDS encoding DUF7577 domain-containing protein, which translates to MELWGWLIGYVVLFALLHLVLYYVYVRGDDGDSTGSPSFADPDRASSRTPPGPDRYPRAVDDLGDPEDPEGDYDLEFDGETIRCPHCGVRNEADQTFTYCWNCISTLRR; encoded by the coding sequence ATGGAGCTCTGGGGCTGGCTCATCGGCTACGTGGTGTTGTTCGCCCTCCTCCACTTGGTACTGTACTACGTCTATGTCCGGGGAGACGACGGCGACAGTACGGGTTCTCCCTCGTTCGCCGATCCCGACCGCGCGAGCTCCCGAACTCCGCCGGGGCCGGACCGGTATCCGCGCGCGGTCGACGACCTCGGCGACCCCGAGGACCCCGAGGGCGACTACGACCTCGAGTTCGATGGCGAGACGATCCGCTGTCCCCACTGCGGCGTTCGGAACGAAGCCGATCAGACCTTTACGTACTGCTGGAACTGTATCTCGACGCTCCGCCGGTGA
- a CDS encoding acyltransferase, whose product MTKRYVSLPGEAEAGMREFIDEVDRRLSSDEDTCSVVEDVLIDLSGDREAYERWQDGEPVSTAERVRLQSYDPCNTTLESEYYAEKDEERFRRSKHLQWLWRQFDSLPIADNVEFALRFRRMLADHLFEECGDGCRFFKGITFTYGHNITIGDNTVVHDDVHLDDRGKLTIGDRVSVSDGVHIYSHDHDVVDQTEVRNYHTIVEDDVRLTYDAMVRAGCKVGENAIVGARGIVQHDVPAHHIAIGTPAKSVKIKPGWEDAATPTDEAGVNRQEQRRIEYDLPDDLEVFDEFQRDLS is encoded by the coding sequence ATGACAAAGCGGTACGTCTCGCTCCCAGGGGAGGCGGAGGCGGGGATGCGCGAGTTCATCGACGAAGTCGACCGGCGGCTCTCGAGCGACGAGGACACCTGCTCGGTCGTCGAGGATGTCCTGATCGATCTCTCGGGCGACCGCGAGGCTTACGAGCGCTGGCAGGACGGTGAGCCGGTCTCGACGGCCGAGCGCGTTCGGTTACAGAGCTACGACCCCTGTAACACGACCCTCGAGAGCGAGTACTACGCCGAGAAGGACGAGGAGCGGTTCCGCCGCTCGAAGCACCTCCAGTGGCTGTGGCGACAGTTCGACAGTCTGCCGATCGCGGACAACGTCGAGTTCGCGCTGCGGTTTCGCCGAATGCTCGCCGACCACCTCTTCGAGGAGTGCGGCGACGGCTGTCGTTTCTTCAAGGGGATCACGTTCACCTACGGCCACAACATCACGATCGGAGACAACACCGTCGTCCACGACGATGTCCACTTAGACGACCGCGGGAAACTGACCATCGGCGACCGCGTCTCGGTCTCCGACGGCGTCCACATCTACAGCCACGACCACGACGTCGTCGATCAGACCGAGGTCCGCAACTACCACACGATCGTCGAGGACGACGTCCGCCTCACCTACGACGCGATGGTTCGCGCGGGCTGTAAGGTCGGCGAGAACGCTATCGTCGGCGCGCGCGGCATCGTCCAGCACGACGTTCCTGCCCACCACATCGCCATCGGCACGCCCGCCAAGAGCGTCAAGATCAAGCCCGGCTGGGAGGACGCCGCCACCCCGACCGACGAGGCCGGCGTCAACCGCCAGGAGCAGCGCCGCATCGAGTACGACCTCCCCGACGACCTCGAGGTCTTCGACGAGTTCCAACGCGACCTCAGCTGA
- a CDS encoding NADH-quinone oxidoreductase subunit D has translation MSEQRQREPKGIDPEYDHLREDGVDEERLESLLSEYALRRDEHENAPGFVIRPDDVQEVLALLRDEAGFDHLSCLTPQEYEDRYESILHLTKYENRTHEVTLVVQLPKHEPVCQTAEPVFRTADWHEREAFDLVGIEYEGHPDPRRILLPESWQGHPLALDYDQEKPQVVSYTEHANPIQPDHREAETDTMFLNIGPHHPATHGVLHLETVLDGETVVDVDPDIGYLHRCEEQMCQNGTYRHQIIPYADRWDYTANLPNEWAVARAIEDIADIEVPEYAQVLRTMSVEFGRMLGHFLAVSTFALDVYGDFTAIFQYGMRDREVVQDILEDLTGQRMMFYFFRLGGVAWDLPEPREEWIEKCRDFLDELPAKVDEYNRLLTGNEIFQVRTMNTGVLEPEVAKSYGCTGPVARGSGIDYDVRRDDPYGYYENLEWDVVTEPGCDNHARVLVRLREVEESAKIIEQCLDLIENWPEDERIVQSNVPRTLKPDPGTETYRAVEIAKGELGVYIRADGSNSPARFKIRSPCFHNLSALPEMAEGEYVADLIASLGSLDIVLGSVDR, from the coding sequence ATGAGTGAACAACGGCAACGAGAACCGAAGGGTATCGATCCGGAGTACGACCACCTCCGGGAGGACGGCGTCGACGAGGAGCGCCTCGAGTCGCTGCTCTCGGAGTACGCGCTCCGCCGGGACGAACACGAGAACGCGCCTGGATTCGTGATCCGTCCAGACGACGTCCAGGAGGTGCTGGCGCTGTTGCGCGACGAAGCCGGCTTCGACCACCTCTCGTGTCTCACGCCCCAGGAGTACGAGGACCGCTACGAGTCGATCCTCCACCTCACGAAGTACGAGAACCGTACCCACGAGGTGACGCTGGTGGTCCAGCTCCCAAAGCACGAGCCCGTCTGTCAGACCGCCGAGCCGGTGTTTCGGACCGCCGACTGGCACGAGCGGGAGGCCTTCGACCTCGTCGGCATCGAGTACGAGGGCCACCCCGACCCGCGGCGCATCCTCCTGCCCGAGTCGTGGCAGGGCCACCCGCTCGCGCTGGACTACGACCAAGAGAAGCCCCAGGTGGTCAGCTACACCGAACACGCCAATCCGATCCAGCCGGACCACCGCGAGGCCGAGACCGACACGATGTTCCTCAACATCGGTCCCCACCACCCGGCGACCCACGGCGTTCTCCACCTCGAGACGGTGTTAGACGGCGAGACGGTCGTCGACGTCGACCCCGACATCGGTTACCTCCACCGCTGCGAGGAGCAGATGTGCCAGAACGGGACCTATCGCCACCAGATCATCCCCTACGCGGACCGCTGGGACTACACCGCGAACCTCCCCAACGAGTGGGCGGTCGCCCGCGCCATCGAGGACATCGCCGACATCGAGGTCCCCGAGTACGCCCAGGTCCTGCGGACCATGTCCGTCGAGTTCGGGCGAATGCTCGGTCACTTCCTCGCGGTCTCGACGTTCGCGCTCGACGTCTACGGCGACTTCACCGCCATCTTCCAGTACGGGATGCGCGACCGCGAAGTCGTCCAGGACATCCTCGAGGACCTCACCGGCCAGCGGATGATGTTCTACTTCTTCCGGCTGGGTGGGGTCGCCTGGGACCTCCCCGAACCCCGCGAGGAGTGGATCGAGAAGTGTCGGGACTTCCTCGACGAACTCCCCGCCAAGGTCGACGAGTACAACCGGCTGCTGACCGGCAACGAGATCTTTCAGGTTCGGACGATGAACACCGGGGTTCTCGAGCCCGAGGTCGCCAAATCCTACGGCTGTACGGGTCCCGTCGCCCGCGGCTCTGGCATCGACTACGACGTCCGCCGGGACGATCCCTACGGCTACTACGAGAACCTCGAGTGGGACGTCGTCACCGAGCCGGGCTGTGACAACCACGCGCGGGTCCTCGTGCGCCTTCGGGAGGTCGAGGAGTCCGCGAAGATCATCGAGCAGTGTCTCGATCTCATCGAGAACTGGCCCGAAGACGAACGGATCGTCCAGAGCAACGTCCCCCGAACCCTCAAGCCGGACCCGGGCACCGAGACCTACCGCGCCGTCGAGATCGCCAAGGGCGAACTCGGGGTCTACATCCGCGCGGACGGCTCGAACTCGCCCGCCCGGTTCAAGATCCGCAGCCCGTGTTTCCACAACCTCTCCGCGCTGCCGGAGATGGCCGAAGGCGAGTACGTCGCCGACCTGATCGCCTCGCTGGGGAGTCTGGATATCGTCCTCGGGAGCGTCGACCGCTGA
- a CDS encoding YeiH family protein, translating to MNGRRLLPGLLALCFGAVLARALAVSLGFNRLLLAIALGFVATNTVGIPDRLEPGIATHNLWLAGGIVLMGASISLETVLEVGGLVLLIVIVVTATTLLAVEFLARNVFGLADRMGSLLAAGASICGVSAVVAVAGAVSAREEQIAYAAATVLLFDAITIAVYPIVGDLLNLSGMVFGTWAGVSMFSTGPVVAVGFAHSDVAGQWATMTKLARNALIGVVVLAYASYYAHTGGGGRPSVRTLWNEFPTFVLGFLALAVVSSAGVLSSAQVTSIENAYDWLFVLAFVGLGTEIRLADLRATGPMPAVVVLLALLLSSGLSLAALLVLF from the coding sequence ATGAACGGCCGTCGGCTGCTACCGGGACTGCTGGCCCTCTGTTTCGGCGCGGTGCTCGCCCGAGCGCTCGCCGTCTCGCTCGGATTCAATCGGCTCCTGCTCGCGATCGCGCTCGGGTTCGTCGCGACGAACACCGTCGGTATTCCCGACCGCCTCGAGCCCGGGATCGCGACGCACAACCTGTGGCTGGCTGGGGGGATCGTGCTCATGGGCGCGTCGATCTCGCTCGAGACCGTCCTCGAGGTCGGCGGACTCGTCCTGCTGATCGTGATCGTCGTGACAGCGACGACGCTGCTCGCCGTCGAATTCCTCGCGCGCAACGTGTTCGGGCTGGCCGATCGGATGGGGTCGCTGCTCGCGGCCGGCGCCAGCATCTGCGGCGTCTCGGCGGTCGTCGCGGTCGCGGGTGCCGTCAGCGCCCGCGAGGAACAGATCGCCTACGCGGCCGCGACGGTCCTGCTGTTCGACGCGATCACCATCGCCGTCTACCCGATCGTCGGCGACCTGTTGAACCTCTCCGGGATGGTGTTCGGCACGTGGGCCGGCGTCAGTATGTTCTCGACGGGCCCCGTGGTCGCCGTCGGTTTCGCTCACTCCGACGTCGCCGGTCAGTGGGCGACGATGACGAAGTTAGCGCGAAACGCCCTGATCGGCGTCGTCGTCCTCGCCTACGCGAGTTACTACGCCCACACGGGTGGCGGTGGTCGCCCCTCCGTCCGGACGCTCTGGAACGAGTTCCCGACGTTCGTGCTGGGCTTTCTCGCGCTCGCCGTCGTCTCGAGCGCGGGCGTCCTCTCTTCGGCCCAGGTGACCTCGATCGAGAACGCTTACGACTGGCTGTTCGTGCTCGCGTTCGTCGGCCTCGGGACCGAGATCCGACTCGCCGATCTCCGGGCCACCGGGCCGATGCCCGCCGTCGTCGTGCTACTGGCGTTGCTCCTCAGCAGCGGGCTCTCGCTCGCGGCGCTACTGGTGCTGTTTTGA
- the trpB gene encoding tryptophan synthase subunit beta has protein sequence MSDGAFEGYGGRHVPDLLQDPLEQLATAYDEVADTDDFQSELRGLLEEFAGRPTPLYHASNLSDRYGAEIYLKREDLLHGGAHKINNALGQALLAKRAGRERLIAETGAGQHGTATAMVGALLDLETEIYMGKKDVERQEMNAFRMRLMGAEVNEVTRGGEGLADAVDAALEDFAENVENTHYLVGSVVGPDPFPRMVRDFQSVIGREAREQFQNRTGELPDAAVACVGGGSNAIGLFHAFREDDVDFYGAEGGGEGSDSNRHAAPLAQGKDDVIHGMKTRVLDDDVEVHSVSAGLDYPGVGPEHAMFRAIGRCEYTGITDEEALAAFRELSETEGIIPALESSHAIARAIQLAEDGDHETILVNLSGRGDKDMETAASKFEL, from the coding sequence ATGTCCGACGGCGCTTTCGAGGGATACGGCGGACGACACGTCCCCGACCTCCTGCAGGACCCACTCGAGCAGCTCGCGACCGCCTACGACGAGGTCGCCGATACCGACGACTTCCAATCGGAACTGCGCGGGCTCCTCGAGGAGTTCGCCGGGCGACCGACGCCGCTGTACCACGCCAGCAATTTGAGCGACCGGTACGGCGCCGAGATCTACCTCAAGCGAGAGGACCTGCTCCACGGCGGCGCACACAAGATCAACAACGCGCTCGGCCAGGCCCTGCTGGCCAAGCGGGCTGGCCGCGAGCGGCTCATCGCCGAGACCGGCGCCGGCCAGCACGGCACCGCGACCGCGATGGTCGGCGCCCTGCTGGACCTCGAGACGGAGATCTACATGGGGAAGAAAGACGTCGAGCGCCAGGAGATGAACGCCTTCCGGATGCGGCTGATGGGCGCCGAGGTCAACGAGGTGACCCGCGGCGGCGAAGGGTTGGCCGACGCCGTCGACGCGGCCCTCGAGGACTTCGCGGAGAACGTCGAGAACACTCACTACCTCGTGGGCAGCGTCGTCGGTCCCGACCCGTTCCCGCGGATGGTCCGGGACTTCCAGAGCGTCATCGGTCGCGAGGCTCGCGAGCAGTTTCAGAACCGGACGGGCGAGTTGCCCGACGCCGCAGTCGCCTGCGTCGGAGGTGGCTCGAACGCCATCGGGCTCTTCCACGCCTTCCGCGAGGACGACGTCGACTTCTACGGCGCCGAGGGCGGCGGCGAGGGGAGCGACTCGAACCGCCACGCCGCGCCGCTGGCACAGGGGAAAGACGACGTCATCCACGGGATGAAGACGCGCGTGCTCGACGACGACGTCGAGGTCCACTCGGTCTCCGCGGGACTCGACTACCCGGGTGTCGGCCCCGAACACGCCATGTTCCGCGCCATCGGGCGGTGTGAGTACACCGGGATCACCGACGAGGAAGCCCTCGCCGCGTTCCGCGAACTGAGCGAGACCGAGGGGATCATCCCGGCTCTCGAGTCCAGCCACGCGATCGCGCGGGCGATCCAGTTGGCCGAGGACGGCGACCACGAGACGATCCTCGTCAACCTCTCCGGCCGGGGCGACAAGGACATGGAGACCGCGGCCTCGAAATTCGAGCTATAG
- a CDS encoding HIT family protein produces the protein MTDDCEFCRIAAGERSAHVLAETDRTVAFLDENPAVTGHAPVVPREHTEELLTTDEAVSSAVFETVQRVANAIEETLDPEGFSVFHTSGPLVGSVEHAHVHLLPRTAEDGVSVSLTRDRLDPETAATLTDRVREVL, from the coding sequence ATGACCGACGACTGCGAGTTCTGCCGGATCGCCGCCGGCGAGCGGTCGGCCCACGTGCTCGCCGAGACCGATCGAACCGTCGCGTTTCTCGACGAGAACCCCGCCGTCACGGGCCACGCGCCCGTCGTCCCGAGAGAGCACACGGAAGAGTTGCTGACGACCGACGAGGCGGTGTCGTCGGCCGTCTTCGAGACAGTCCAGAGGGTCGCCAACGCGATCGAGGAGACGCTCGACCCCGAGGGCTTCAGCGTCTTTCACACCAGCGGGCCGCTGGTCGGATCCGTCGAGCACGCCCACGTGCACCTGCTCCCGCGAACGGCCGAGGACGGCGTCTCGGTGTCGCTGACGCGGGACCGACTCGATCCCGAGACGGCCGCGACGCTGACGGATCGCGTCAGGGAGGTGCTGTAA
- a CDS encoding glycosyltransferase, with product MRIAFVSLETVHHRDTETNRRLQSTLELLRDAGHDIHLFCARFWDDDSPTLERDDVTYRAVTDDPDARRSFCLRLPFDLAAAGPDIVHANAHPSTALLAAGWGARLARAPLVAEWYGDGGVADDRWTRRAAKRGDRIVAPSELVATWVRERGADGDRVETVPNSIDLERVQEVTPDDRVDVVYARRLDEGANLESLLLGLAELRGRDWTATVIGDGPEREAYERLARDLRIEDRLSFVGDCSLEERIAAYRGAHVFAQTAEHCVFPTEMLWALAAGCVGIVEYHVDSSAHELVEGWDRGFRTTSEDELADAILAAGDLEHRTFDDRFADYDRSAVAERYLEQYRTLQAEYGLL from the coding sequence ATGCGAATCGCGTTCGTCTCGCTCGAAACGGTACACCACCGCGATACCGAGACGAACCGGCGCCTCCAGTCGACCCTCGAGCTCCTCCGCGACGCGGGCCACGACATCCACCTGTTCTGTGCCCGGTTCTGGGACGACGACTCGCCGACGCTCGAGCGCGACGACGTCACCTACCGGGCCGTCACGGACGACCCCGACGCACGGCGCTCGTTTTGCCTGCGGCTCCCGTTCGACCTCGCGGCGGCCGGGCCGGATATCGTCCACGCGAACGCGCACCCGTCGACCGCGCTGCTGGCGGCCGGCTGGGGGGCGCGGCTCGCGCGGGCGCCGCTGGTCGCCGAGTGGTACGGCGACGGTGGCGTCGCCGACGACCGGTGGACCAGACGAGCGGCGAAGCGAGGCGATCGGATCGTCGCGCCCTCGGAGCTCGTCGCCACGTGGGTCCGCGAACGCGGTGCCGACGGCGACCGCGTCGAGACGGTTCCCAACTCGATCGACCTCGAGCGCGTTCAGGAGGTGACGCCCGACGACCGCGTCGACGTGGTCTACGCCCGGCGGCTCGACGAGGGGGCGAACTTAGAGAGTCTCCTGCTCGGGCTGGCGGAACTCCGCGGTCGCGACTGGACGGCGACCGTGATCGGCGACGGGCCCGAGCGCGAGGCCTACGAGCGACTCGCGAGGGACCTCCGAATCGAGGACCGGCTCTCCTTCGTCGGCGACTGCTCGCTCGAGGAGCGGATCGCGGCCTACCGCGGGGCACACGTCTTCGCGCAGACGGCCGAACACTGCGTGTTCCCCACGGAGATGCTGTGGGCGCTGGCCGCCGGCTGCGTCGGCATCGTCGAGTACCACGTCGACTCGAGCGCCCACGAACTCGTCGAGGGCTGGGATCGGGGGTTCCGGACGACCAGCGAGGACGAGCTCGCCGACGCTATTCTCGCAGCCGGCGACCTCGAACACCGGACGTTCGACGACCGGTTCGCCGACTACGATCGGTCGGCGGTCGCCGAGCGATACCTCGAGCAGTACCGGACGCTCCAGGCGGAGTACGGCCTGTTATAG